A segment of the bacterium genome:
GACGGCATAGAAGGCCGAGGTCGTGATCCGGGTCGCCGAGACGAAGGGCAAGCCGAGGGCGAAACACTGCAAGGTCTGGGCGGTCAGCCGGGTCGACTCCTGGGTGAAGCCGCCGCGGTAGAAAAGCACCGAGATGATCGGCTCGGCCAAGACCGCCAAGCCGACCGCGGCCGGGATGTTCACCAGCCAAACCGTCGACAAGGCCCGACGAAAGGCCGCCTTCATCTTGAAAAAGTCCCGGTCGGCGGCATGCTCCGAAAGCGTCGGCAGGACGACGGTGGCCAAGGAAATCGCGAAAACGCCCAAGGGGAACTCGATCACCCGGTCGGCATACCAAAGGTAGCTGACCGCGCCGGTCGGCAAATAGGAGGCCATGAAGGTGATCGCCAAGAGATTGATCTGATAAACCGCCGAACCGTAAATGCTCGGCAGCATCAGCTTGGCGATCTTTTTGACGCCTGGATGGCGCCAATTGAAATTCAAGCGCGGAAAGAAGCCCTCCTTGATCAAGCGCGGAATTTGGATCAAGAGCTGGAGGACGCCGCCGACGATGACGCCCCAGGCGATTCCGATCGAAGGCGTCGCGAAATGGCGCGAGAGCAGCACCGCCCCCAGGATGATCCCGACGTTGAGCAAAACCGGCGAGAAGGCCGGGGCGAAGAAGCGCTTTCTGGCGTTCAGGATCCCCATCGCCAAGGCGCCCAGCGAGACCAGGAAGATATAGGGAAAGGTGATGCGGGTCAGCAGAACCGTGAGCTCGAATTTCTCGGGGTCCTCGGTGAAGCCGAGGGCGGTCATGCGAACGAAAAAGGCCGCGCCGAGGACGCCGGCGACCGTGACGATCGAGAGCAGAATCAGCAAGAGGCTGAAAGTGATGTCGACGACGTCCTTGGCCTCCTGCTTCGAGCGCTTCAGCGACTCGGTGAAGACCGGCACGAAGGACATGGTCAGGTTGCCTTCGGCCAAGAGCCGGCGGAGCAAGTTGGGAATCCGGAAAGCGACGTAGAAAGCGTCGGCTGACGCGCGGGTGCCCAGCACGTAAGCGATGGCCGAGTCGCGGGCCAAGCCGAAGAAGCGGCTGAGCAGGGTCACGAGGCCGACCATCCCGGCCCGGCCCACCATCTTGGGGGCGGCGGTTTCGACCGTGTCCTCTTCGGCGAGGGCATTCAGCGGATCTTGCGAGGTTTCGGGCGGCAAGGGGCCGTTGCTCATGGGCCTTTCCTATGTCCGTTTTTGACCTTGGGGTCCATGGAATTCCCTTGCCGCCAAGCCGGCCAATCGTTAGCTTGCGGGCCGGGGTTAGGAGCTTGGAGGTCCTATGCGCCGACGCCTGCTCCTCACCCTGCTCGCGATCCTCTCCCTGCCCCTTCCCCTCCACTCCGCCACTCTGACCGTCGTCCCGGGAACCGGCAACAGCTGCGCCGACCTCGAGGGCAGCTTCCAAGAATGCCTCGACTTGGCGGCAAGCAACGCGCAGGGCGACATCCTGGAGGTGACCGGCGGCGACTACAATCTGAGCGCGACCCTGGTTTATACCCCGGCGGTCGGGGAAAACTTCCCGATCACGATCCGGAACGCCGACTCGACCCCGCCGGTGCTCAGCAGCAACCTCACCGTTCCCTGCCTGCAGCTTGCACCGGGATCGCTGGTCGATGACACCAACGCCGACGTGACGATCTCGGGCTTGGTGTTCGAGCGATGCGAGGACCCGCTCGAAGACGGCGGCGCGCTCATGATCTTCGCCGACGAAGCCGACGTTTCCATCTCTCAAGTGACCTTTACCCAAAACGTCTCCGGCGAGGACGGCGGGGCCCTCGACATCAACGCCGGCATCGATTTCGGGGCTGGCGACGTCTCGATCGTCGGCTGCATTTTCGAGGGCAACGAAGCCCTGCTCGGCGGCGCTTTCTCGGTCGGACACGGCGGCACCGGCACCGTGGAATTCCGCAATAATCAGGTCACCGCAAACACCTCGACCGCGGGCAGCGGCGGTGGCGGCGGCCTGTTCGTTTCCGACGGCGGCATCGTGATCAGCGGAAACCTGATCAGCGGCAACGAAGCCGATGGCGAAGCCGGCGGCTTGGCGATCAACGCCAGCACCTCCTTCATCGTTGTGACCAACAATATCATTGCGAGCAACACCTCGACCGAGCTCGGCGGCGGCCTGACGGTCAATATCTTCAACCCCGGCGGCAGCTTGGTCGCGACCAACAACACGATCTACGGCAACAGCGCCGGGGCCGAAGGCGGCGGACTCCACGTCGAGCTGGAAGAAGCCAACAACCAGGCCGACATCTACAACAACATCGTCTTCGGAAACCAAGCCTTGCTGGAAGGAAAGGACATCTTCACCGACGAGGATCTCTCCAACGACGGCAGCACCGGCACCGTCAACCTCTTCAACAATATTTTCGACGCCGGCGGATTCTTCAGCGAATGCCTGGCCAACCCGCCTTGCACCACCGTGAACGGCGCCGATTCGCCGACCAATCTCCTGGAAGATCCTCTCTTGGCCGATCCGGCCAACGGCAACTTCGCCCTCGGCCAAAACTCGCCGGCGATCCAAGCCGGCGATCCGGCGGCGCCGGAAATGCCGGACACCGATTTCTCCGGCAATCCCCGGCCGACGACTCCGGGAACGAACCCCGATATCGGCGCCCTTCAATTCCAAGCCGAACCCACTCCGACGCCCACACCCAGCCCCACCGCCGAGATCGAGGGCGACGGAGGATGTGCCTTGGCCACCGTCGGCCGGCCGGCGATTTGCTGGCCTTTGCTCGGCCTCCTGGCTTTGGGCCTTTGGAAATTAATCAATAAATCCAAAGGTTTAAATCAGGTTTGACAGAAGCACCTCAAA
Coding sequences within it:
- the murJ gene encoding murein biosynthesis integral membrane protein MurJ, which translates into the protein MSNGPLPPETSQDPLNALAEEDTVETAAPKMVGRAGMVGLVTLLSRFFGLARDSAIAYVLGTRASADAFYVAFRIPNLLRRLLAEGNLTMSFVPVFTESLKRSKQEAKDVVDITFSLLLILLSIVTVAGVLGAAFFVRMTALGFTEDPEKFELTVLLTRITFPYIFLVSLGALAMGILNARKRFFAPAFSPVLLNVGIILGAVLLSRHFATPSIGIAWGVIVGGVLQLLIQIPRLIKEGFFPRLNFNWRHPGVKKIAKLMLPSIYGSAVYQINLLAITFMASYLPTGAVSYLWYADRVIEFPLGVFAISLATVVLPTLSEHAADRDFFKMKAAFRRALSTVWLVNIPAAVGLAVLAEPIISVLFYRGGFTQESTRLTAQTLQCFALGLPFVSATRITTSAFYAVQNAKKPVIAANVAVVVNILAGLALIGPLQHRGLALGVSLGSVANLLVQMWQYRKEVGPLALRKMAGSVAKMAVAALLMAAALLAIHRFWDWTFAPFLERLLYLTALIGTGALVYALAVLVLKPEGAQELLARFRRRRLRGRNSGA
- a CDS encoding choice-of-anchor Q domain-containing protein — its product is MRRRLLLTLLAILSLPLPLHSATLTVVPGTGNSCADLEGSFQECLDLAASNAQGDILEVTGGDYNLSATLVYTPAVGENFPITIRNADSTPPVLSSNLTVPCLQLAPGSLVDDTNADVTISGLVFERCEDPLEDGGALMIFADEADVSISQVTFTQNVSGEDGGALDINAGIDFGAGDVSIVGCIFEGNEALLGGAFSVGHGGTGTVEFRNNQVTANTSTAGSGGGGGLFVSDGGIVISGNLISGNEADGEAGGLAINASTSFIVVTNNIIASNTSTELGGGLTVNIFNPGGSLVATNNTIYGNSAGAEGGGLHVELEEANNQADIYNNIVFGNQALLEGKDIFTDEDLSNDGSTGTVNLFNNIFDAGGFFSECLANPPCTTVNGADSPTNLLEDPLLADPANGNFALGQNSPAIQAGDPAAPEMPDTDFSGNPRPTTPGTNPDIGALQFQAEPTPTPTPSPTAEIEGDGGCALATVGRPAICWPLLGLLALGLWKLINKSKGLNQV